The following coding sequences lie in one Populus trichocarpa isolate Nisqually-1 chromosome 14, P.trichocarpa_v4.1, whole genome shotgun sequence genomic window:
- the LOC7469322 gene encoding transcriptional regulator STERILE APETALA translates to MSSSSSSSSSSSSGNGNGSGGGNYGARRAGEYEGPSRSRPRAINEVWPEPFLEALAAQVAIDASRLVGRLVAAQALANVFQVCSTWRAVSRSDPLWHRLTRGIWGRTNLFHDTWREEYIYRHQTAQNFRSGRAVHFALHFDPADVDDPNDPDALICRCLAFSDRYLACGFADGAVRLFDLTTRLHARTFRPEHHDRLGRFSRAVSGIVITATRLVFATLDGDIHVAAVNSNANPRRARLGEVLNDGALVDFTGRGRWWVGLYAGLPGRAYRVWDGNTEEPLFEGGALTDPEAVLGWHTLTEVTEFVGRVRVTSQESVVACTSSRLVIFDLGDLGAVLREEDYTNRRGILVGSFDVCNEAYVIVDGRGNASVRRADTSEEMCGFTVRPPRGVLGCMNGGYVLTCAGGVVRVWQIEQPGRQEYLYSFRERIGEVNALVADERHVAAASSDTNIHLWDFGAQ, encoded by the exons atgtcttcctcctcctcctcctcatcatcatctAGCAGTGGCAATGGCAATGGCAGCGGTGGTGGTAATTACGGTGCAAGAAGAGCCGGTGAGTACGAAGGGCCATCAAGGTCTCGTCCAAGAGCCATTAACGAGGTTTGGCCTGAGCCTTTTCTGGAAGCTCTTGCTGCCCAAGTCGCCATTGATGCTTCTCGCCTTGTCGGCCGGCTGGTCGCGGCACAGGCACTTGCCAATGTATTTCAG GTGTGTTCAACGTGGCGAGCAGTCTCGCGTTCGGATCCTCTTTGGCACCGTCTCACTCGCGGTATCTGGGGCCGCACCAACCTTTTCCATGACACTTGGCGAGAGGAGTATATCTACCGCCACCAAACGGCCCAAAACTTCCGATCCGGAAGAGCTGTCCATTTCGCTCTCCACTTTGATCCAGCTGATGTGGATGACCCCAACGACCCTGATGCTCTAATATGCCGCTGTCTCGCTTTCTCCGATCGCTACCTTGCATGCGGTTTTGCTGACGGCGCTGTCCGCCTCTTTGATCTCACCACGCGCCTTCATGCACGCACTTTCCGCCCTGAACACCATGACCGCCTGGGCAGGTTCTCTCGTGCGGTCTCGGGCATCGTCATCACGGCCACACGCTTGGTGTTTGCCACGTTAGATGGTGATATCCACGTGGCGGCGGTAAATAGCAATGCCAATCCACGGAGGGCCCGCTTAGGTGAGGTGTTGAACGACGGGGCATTAGTGGACTTCACGGGCCGTGGGCGATGGTGGGTGGGCCTATACGCTGGGCTTCCGGGCCGGGCCTATCGTGTCTGGGATGGTAACACCGAAGAACCTCTCTTTGAAGGCGGGGCGTTGACTGACCCAGAGGCTGTGTTGGGTTGGCACACGTTGACAGAAGTGACTGAGTTTGTGGGCCGAGTCAGGGTCACGAGTCAGGAATCGGTCGTGGCATGCACGAGTTCGAGACTTGTTATTTTTGATTTGGGGGACCTTGGGGCTGTACTAAGGGAGGAGGACTACACTAACAGGAGAGGCATCTTGGTGGGTTCCTTCGACGTATGCAATGAGGCGTATGTGATTGTAGATGGCAGGGGGAATGCTAGCGTGCGCAGGGCGGACACCTCGGAGGAGATGTGTGGCTTTACCGTGAGGCCTCCAAGGGGAGTGCTTGGGTGCATGAATGGTGGGTACGTGCTAACGTGCGCGGGTGGTGTAGTAAGGGTATGGCAGATAGAGCAGCCTGGTCGCCAAGAGTATTTGTATAGCTTCAGGGAGAGGATAGGCGAGGTAAACGCTCTCGTTGCAGATGAGAGGCACGTGGCAGCAGCATCAAGTGACACGAATATACACCTGTGGGATTTTGGGGCACAGTAG
- the LOC7456005 gene encoding transcriptional adapter ADA2a isoform X3, whose translation MGRSRGRPPSSGTSTAAAASDDPNNSRSSKRKKTTSNVGSIETAFPAVYQEKGQGKLALYHCNYCHKDISGMVRIKCAVCPDFDLCVECFSVGAEVTPHKSNHPYRVMDNLSFPLFHPDWNTDEEILLLEGIEMYGFGNWTEVSEHAGTKSKSQCIDHYNAVYMDSPCFPLPDMSHVMGKTREELLAMARGNVEMKKELSAFEELTLNQESPFSVKINEASKKEDLASHSSSIVNAEVSSHMGSSSGNTFSDAVKKASNEAQIKDKIKVEEPLSDRSIREKKPRICGEEGPSMTELSGYNFKRQEFEIEYDNDAEQLLADMEFKDTDTDAELDMKLQVLRIYSKRLDERKRRKDFILERNLFYPDAFEKNISPEEKEIYQRYKVFMRFHTKEEHEELMKTVIEDHQIMKRIQDLQEARAAGCQTAGEAQGFIEQKRKKEAEESAQRAKESMQAGPAGKLLPKPNHLDSSPRGAVKCSTVFHPGGNDSSSMIAKQAISSTLDEWDIAGFLGADLLSESDKRLCCELRILPAHYLNMLHIMSIEITKGTVTNKTDAHSLFKVESSKVDRVYDMLVKKGIALA comes from the exons ATGGGTCGTTCGCGCGGTCGCCCTCCTTCTTCCGGAACCTCCACTGCCGCCGCCGCCTCTGATGATCCAAACAATAG tagatcttcaaaaagaaaaaagacgaCTTCCAATGTAGGGAGTATAGAGACTGCATTTCCAGCAG TATATCAAGAAAAGGGTCAAGGGAAACTGGCACTATACCACTGCAATTACTGTCATAAAGACATCTCTGGAATGGTTCGCATTAAGTGTGCAGTGTGTCCTGATTTCGACCTTTGCGTTGAGTGTTTTTCTGTTGGAGCCGAAGTGACTCCTCATAAAAGCAATCATCCCTACAGGGTTATG GACAATCTGTCTTTTCCGCTCTTTCATCCAGACTGGAATACAGATGAAGAGATATTACTTCTAGAG GGCATTGAAATGTATGGATTTGGGAACTGGACTGAAGTTTCAGAACATGCTGGAACCAAGAGCAAATCTCAATGCATTGATCACTATAATGCTGTATACATGGACTCCCCATGCTTTCCTCTCCCA GACATGTCTCATGTTATGGGAAAAACAAGAGAGGAGCTCCTTGCAATGGCCAGAGGAAATGTTGAAATGAAGAAAG AGTTGTCTGCTTTTGAGGAGCTTACGCTGAACCAAGAGTCTCCCTTCTCTGTGAAAATTAA TGAGgcatcaaagaaagaagatttAGCCAGCCATTCGTCATCTATAGTAAATGCAG AAGTCAGCTCTCATATGGGTTCAAGCAGTGGCAACACATTCTCAGATGCAGTTAAGAAAGCATCTAACGAGGCCCAGATTAAGGATAAGATTAAAGTGGAAG AACCTCTGTCTGACAGGAGTATTCGAGAGAAAAAACCTAGAATTTGCGGAGAGGAAGGACCTTCAATGACAGAGTTAAGTGGCTATAATTTCAAGAGGCAGGAATTTGAGATTGAATATGATAATGATGCAGAGCAACTACTGGCAGATATGGAATTCAAAGATACTGACACTGATGCTGAGCTTGACATGAAACTGCAAGTTCTGCGCATTTACTCAAAAAG GCTTGATGAGAGGAAACGGAggaaagattttattttggaaagaaatttGTTTTACCCTGATGCATTTGAGAAGAACATTTCACCTGAAGAGAAGGAAATATATCAGCGTTACAAGGTCTTCATGAGGTTCCACACAAAAGAAGAGCAtgaagaattgatgaagacTGTTATTGAAGATCATCAGATTATGAAAAGAATACAAGATCTTCAG GAAGCTCGAGCTGCTGGCTGTCAAACAGCTGGTGAGGCCCAAGGATTTATTGAGcagaagagaaagaaggaagCCGAAGAAAGTGCCCAAAGAGCGAAGGAAAGTATGCAAGCAGGCCCAGCAGGTAAACTGTTGCCAAAGCCAAATCATCTTGACAGCAGCCCTCGTGGAGCTGTCAAGTGTTCCACCGTTTTTCATCCTGGTGGCAACGACTCATCTTCAATGATTGCAAAACAAGCAATTTCAAGCACCCTCGATGAGTGGGATATTGCTGGATTCCTAGGGGCTGATTTGCTCTCTGAATCT GATAAGCGTCTTTGTTGTGAGTTGAGAATACTACCTGCACATTATCTCAACATGCTGCACATAATGTCAATAGAGATAACAAAGGGTACTGTTACCAACAAAACCGATGCTCATAGCCTGTTCAAGGTGGAATCAAGCAAAGTGGATAGAGTATATGATATGTTAGTGAAAAAGGGGATTGCTCTAGCATGA
- the LOC7456004 gene encoding uncharacterized protein LOC7456004, protein MVGLSLGEKHFIQGGIDQNLRSDGRKRDAYRPISIETGVIPQANGSARIRIGATEVIASVKAELGRPNALQPDKGKVAIFVDCSPVAEPMFEGRGGEELSAELSVALQRCLLGGKSGAGAGIDLSSLIVAEGKICWDLYIDGLVISSDGNLLDALGAAIKAALSNTGIPRVQVAAGASGDEQPEVDISDEEFMQFDTSGVPVIVTLTKVGRHYIVDATSEEESQMSSAVSVSISRKGQICGLSKRGSAGLDPSVISDMISVARHISEQLINKLDSEISAAEADEDEM, encoded by the exons atggTAGGCCTTTCTCTTGGTGAAAAGCATTTCATACAGGGTGGTATTGATCAAAACCTCCGCTCTGACGGCCGGAAAAGAGATGCTTACCGACCTATTTCTATTGAAACTGGGGTTATCCCTCAG GCAAATGGCTCCGCACGAATCAGGATAGGTGCAACAGAGGTTATTGCCAGTGTGAAG GCTGAGCTTGGAAGACCAAATGCATTGCAACCTGATAAAGGAAAAGTTGCTATATTTGTTGATTGTAGTCCAGTTGCAGAACCAATGTTCGAG GGCAGAGGGGGCGAGGAACTGTCCGCAGAACTCTCAGTTGCTCTTCAGCGTTGTCTCTTGGGTGGTAAAAGTGGAGCAG GGGCTGGAATTGATCTATCATCTTTAATAGTCGCAGAAGGAAAAATTTGTTGGGATCTTTACATTGATGGGCTTGTCATCAGTTCAGATGGAAATCTTCTTGATGCTCTAGGTGCTGCCATCAAG GCTGCCTTAAGCAATACAGGCATCCCAAGAGTCCAAGTTGCAGCCGGTGCATCAGGAGATGAGCAACCAGAGGTTGACATAAGTGATGaagaatttatgcaatttgacacTTCTGGGGTCCCTGTTATAGTTACTCTAACAAAG GTGGGGAGGCACTACATTGTAGACGCCACTTCAGAAGAAGAGTCCCAGATGAGCTCTGCTGTCTCTGTTTCTATCAGTAGGAAAGGGCAAATTTGTGGGCTTTCCAAACGAGGAAGTGCAGGTCTTGATCCGAGTGTTATTTCTGACATGATTTCCGTGGCTCGTCACATAAGTGAGCAGCTAATTAATAAATTGGACTCTGAAATATCTGCTGCTGAAGCTGATGAAGATGAAATGTGA
- the LOC7456003 gene encoding pentatricopeptide repeat-containing protein At4g26680, mitochondrial isoform X2, which produces MTTCLHLRRFSTFNRNNPIPHRTIPEPKGQDLDFVNVVHSHLIHSDWDKLNKLSTHFTPFRVNHILLKIQKDHVLSLEFFNSLKTLNPISLTLETHSIILHILTKKSKFKSAQSILRTLLASRSIDLPGHCNKGLLSIATKLKNLMGKNGLEPNVVTFNSLIHGFCKEGKLHEANRFFSEMKVMNVTPNTVTYNTLINGYGQVGNSNMAGKVYEEMMRNGVKADILTYNALILGLCKEGKTKKAAFLVKELDKENLVPNASTYSALISGQCARKNSDRAFQLYKSMVRSGCHPNEQTFKMLTSAFVKNEDFEGAFNVLMDMFARSMASDSNTLLEIYDGLCQCGKENLAMKLCHEMEARRLIPEGFDRAEPFNSMTEKENRTFG; this is translated from the exons ATGACAACTTGTTTACATCTCCGTCGATTTTCAACTTTCAATCGGAACAATCCAATCCCACACAGAACAATCCCTGAACCCAAAGGACAAGACCTTGATTTTGTTAACGTTGTACATAGTCATCTTATTCACTCTGATTGGGATAAGCTCAACAAATTATCCACCCATTTTACTCCCTTTAGAGTTAACCATATTCTTCTAAAGATCCAGAAAGATCATGTTCTTTCCCTTGAGTTCTTCAATTCTCTCAAAACTCTAAACCCCATATCCCTTACTCTCGAAACCCATTCCATTATTCTCCACATTCTTACCAAAAAGAGCAAGTTCAAGTCAGCACAATCCATTCTCAGAACCCTTCTTGCTTCCCGTTCCATTGATTTGCCTG GGCATTGCAATAAGGGTCTTTTGAGCATAGCTACCAAGCTTAAGAACTTGATGGGGAAGAATGGTTTGGAACCGAATGTGGTTACTTTTAACTCTTTGATTCATGGGTTTTGCAAGGAAGGGAAACTGCATGAAGCAAATAGATTTTTTAGTGAGATGAAAGTTATGAATGTCACTCCTAATACTGTGACTTACAATACTTTGATAAATGGATATGGTCAAGTGGGTAATAGCAATATGGCTGGTAAGGTTTATGAAGAAATGATGAGAAATGGAGTTAAGGCTGACATATTGACTTATAATGCTTTGATTTTGGGGCTATGCAAAGAGGGTAAGACTAAGAAAGCTGCATTTCTTGTTAAAGAACTTGATAAAGAGAATTTAGTCCCCAATGCTTCGACCTATTCTGCTCTCATTAGTGGACAGTGTGCAAGGAAGAACTCTGACCGTGCTTTTCAGCTGTACAAAAGCATGGTAAGGAGTGGTTGTCATCCAAATGAGCAAACTTTCAAGATGTTGACATCTGCCTTTGTCAAGAATGAGGATTTTGAAGGAGCATTCAATGTCCTGATGGATATGTTTGCGAGGTCTATGGCTTCTGATTCAAATACCTTACTAGAAATTTATGATGGGCTTTGCCAGTgtggaaaagaaaatttggcAATGAAGTTATGCCATGAGATGGAAGCAAGACGTCTAATTCCAGAAGGTTTTGACAGAGCTGAACCTTTCAATTCTATGACAGAGAAAGAGAACAGAACCTTTGGATAA
- the LOC7456005 gene encoding transcriptional adapter ADA2a isoform X2 produces MGRSRGRPPSSGTSTAAAASDDPNNRSSKRKKTTSNVGSIETAFPAVYQEKGQGKLALYHCNYCHKDISGMVRIKCAVCPDFDLCVECFSVGAEVTPHKSNHPYRVMDNLSFPLFHPDWNTDEEILLLEGIEMYGFGNWTEVSEHAGTKSKSQCIDHYNAVYMDSPCFPLPDMSHVMGKTREELLAMARGNVEMKKELSAFEELTLNQESPFSVKIKSEASKKEDLASHSSSIVNAEVSSHMGSSSGNTFSDAVKKASNEAQIKDKIKVEEPLSDRSIREKKPRICGEEGPSMTELSGYNFKRQEFEIEYDNDAEQLLADMEFKDTDTDAELDMKLQVLRIYSKRLDERKRRKDFILERNLFYPDAFEKNISPEEKEIYQRYKVFMRFHTKEEHEELMKTVIEDHQIMKRIQDLQEARAAGCQTAGEAQGFIEQKRKKEAEESAQRAKESMQAGPAGKLLPKPNHLDSSPRGAVKCSTVFHPGGNDSSSMIAKQAISSTLDEWDIAGFLGADLLSESDKRLCCELRILPAHYLNMLHIMSIEITKGTVTNKTDAHSLFKVESSKVDRVYDMLVKKGIALA; encoded by the exons ATGGGTCGTTCGCGCGGTCGCCCTCCTTCTTCCGGAACCTCCACTGCCGCCGCCGCCTCTGATGATCCAAACAATAG atcttcaaaaagaaaaaagacgaCTTCCAATGTAGGGAGTATAGAGACTGCATTTCCAGCAG TATATCAAGAAAAGGGTCAAGGGAAACTGGCACTATACCACTGCAATTACTGTCATAAAGACATCTCTGGAATGGTTCGCATTAAGTGTGCAGTGTGTCCTGATTTCGACCTTTGCGTTGAGTGTTTTTCTGTTGGAGCCGAAGTGACTCCTCATAAAAGCAATCATCCCTACAGGGTTATG GACAATCTGTCTTTTCCGCTCTTTCATCCAGACTGGAATACAGATGAAGAGATATTACTTCTAGAG GGCATTGAAATGTATGGATTTGGGAACTGGACTGAAGTTTCAGAACATGCTGGAACCAAGAGCAAATCTCAATGCATTGATCACTATAATGCTGTATACATGGACTCCCCATGCTTTCCTCTCCCA GACATGTCTCATGTTATGGGAAAAACAAGAGAGGAGCTCCTTGCAATGGCCAGAGGAAATGTTGAAATGAAGAAAG AGTTGTCTGCTTTTGAGGAGCTTACGCTGAACCAAGAGTCTCCCTTCTCTGTGAAAATTAA AAGTGAGgcatcaaagaaagaagatttAGCCAGCCATTCGTCATCTATAGTAAATGCAG AAGTCAGCTCTCATATGGGTTCAAGCAGTGGCAACACATTCTCAGATGCAGTTAAGAAAGCATCTAACGAGGCCCAGATTAAGGATAAGATTAAAGTGGAAG AACCTCTGTCTGACAGGAGTATTCGAGAGAAAAAACCTAGAATTTGCGGAGAGGAAGGACCTTCAATGACAGAGTTAAGTGGCTATAATTTCAAGAGGCAGGAATTTGAGATTGAATATGATAATGATGCAGAGCAACTACTGGCAGATATGGAATTCAAAGATACTGACACTGATGCTGAGCTTGACATGAAACTGCAAGTTCTGCGCATTTACTCAAAAAG GCTTGATGAGAGGAAACGGAggaaagattttattttggaaagaaatttGTTTTACCCTGATGCATTTGAGAAGAACATTTCACCTGAAGAGAAGGAAATATATCAGCGTTACAAGGTCTTCATGAGGTTCCACACAAAAGAAGAGCAtgaagaattgatgaagacTGTTATTGAAGATCATCAGATTATGAAAAGAATACAAGATCTTCAG GAAGCTCGAGCTGCTGGCTGTCAAACAGCTGGTGAGGCCCAAGGATTTATTGAGcagaagagaaagaaggaagCCGAAGAAAGTGCCCAAAGAGCGAAGGAAAGTATGCAAGCAGGCCCAGCAGGTAAACTGTTGCCAAAGCCAAATCATCTTGACAGCAGCCCTCGTGGAGCTGTCAAGTGTTCCACCGTTTTTCATCCTGGTGGCAACGACTCATCTTCAATGATTGCAAAACAAGCAATTTCAAGCACCCTCGATGAGTGGGATATTGCTGGATTCCTAGGGGCTGATTTGCTCTCTGAATCT GATAAGCGTCTTTGTTGTGAGTTGAGAATACTACCTGCACATTATCTCAACATGCTGCACATAATGTCAATAGAGATAACAAAGGGTACTGTTACCAACAAAACCGATGCTCATAGCCTGTTCAAGGTGGAATCAAGCAAAGTGGATAGAGTATATGATATGTTAGTGAAAAAGGGGATTGCTCTAGCATGA
- the LOC7456005 gene encoding transcriptional adapter ADA2a isoform X1 — MGRSRGRPPSSGTSTAAAASDDPNNSRSSKRKKTTSNVGSIETAFPAVYQEKGQGKLALYHCNYCHKDISGMVRIKCAVCPDFDLCVECFSVGAEVTPHKSNHPYRVMDNLSFPLFHPDWNTDEEILLLEGIEMYGFGNWTEVSEHAGTKSKSQCIDHYNAVYMDSPCFPLPDMSHVMGKTREELLAMARGNVEMKKELSAFEELTLNQESPFSVKIKSEASKKEDLASHSSSIVNAEVSSHMGSSSGNTFSDAVKKASNEAQIKDKIKVEEPLSDRSIREKKPRICGEEGPSMTELSGYNFKRQEFEIEYDNDAEQLLADMEFKDTDTDAELDMKLQVLRIYSKRLDERKRRKDFILERNLFYPDAFEKNISPEEKEIYQRYKVFMRFHTKEEHEELMKTVIEDHQIMKRIQDLQEARAAGCQTAGEAQGFIEQKRKKEAEESAQRAKESMQAGPAGKLLPKPNHLDSSPRGAVKCSTVFHPGGNDSSSMIAKQAISSTLDEWDIAGFLGADLLSESDKRLCCELRILPAHYLNMLHIMSIEITKGTVTNKTDAHSLFKVESSKVDRVYDMLVKKGIALA; from the exons ATGGGTCGTTCGCGCGGTCGCCCTCCTTCTTCCGGAACCTCCACTGCCGCCGCCGCCTCTGATGATCCAAACAATAG tagatcttcaaaaagaaaaaagacgaCTTCCAATGTAGGGAGTATAGAGACTGCATTTCCAGCAG TATATCAAGAAAAGGGTCAAGGGAAACTGGCACTATACCACTGCAATTACTGTCATAAAGACATCTCTGGAATGGTTCGCATTAAGTGTGCAGTGTGTCCTGATTTCGACCTTTGCGTTGAGTGTTTTTCTGTTGGAGCCGAAGTGACTCCTCATAAAAGCAATCATCCCTACAGGGTTATG GACAATCTGTCTTTTCCGCTCTTTCATCCAGACTGGAATACAGATGAAGAGATATTACTTCTAGAG GGCATTGAAATGTATGGATTTGGGAACTGGACTGAAGTTTCAGAACATGCTGGAACCAAGAGCAAATCTCAATGCATTGATCACTATAATGCTGTATACATGGACTCCCCATGCTTTCCTCTCCCA GACATGTCTCATGTTATGGGAAAAACAAGAGAGGAGCTCCTTGCAATGGCCAGAGGAAATGTTGAAATGAAGAAAG AGTTGTCTGCTTTTGAGGAGCTTACGCTGAACCAAGAGTCTCCCTTCTCTGTGAAAATTAA AAGTGAGgcatcaaagaaagaagatttAGCCAGCCATTCGTCATCTATAGTAAATGCAG AAGTCAGCTCTCATATGGGTTCAAGCAGTGGCAACACATTCTCAGATGCAGTTAAGAAAGCATCTAACGAGGCCCAGATTAAGGATAAGATTAAAGTGGAAG AACCTCTGTCTGACAGGAGTATTCGAGAGAAAAAACCTAGAATTTGCGGAGAGGAAGGACCTTCAATGACAGAGTTAAGTGGCTATAATTTCAAGAGGCAGGAATTTGAGATTGAATATGATAATGATGCAGAGCAACTACTGGCAGATATGGAATTCAAAGATACTGACACTGATGCTGAGCTTGACATGAAACTGCAAGTTCTGCGCATTTACTCAAAAAG GCTTGATGAGAGGAAACGGAggaaagattttattttggaaagaaatttGTTTTACCCTGATGCATTTGAGAAGAACATTTCACCTGAAGAGAAGGAAATATATCAGCGTTACAAGGTCTTCATGAGGTTCCACACAAAAGAAGAGCAtgaagaattgatgaagacTGTTATTGAAGATCATCAGATTATGAAAAGAATACAAGATCTTCAG GAAGCTCGAGCTGCTGGCTGTCAAACAGCTGGTGAGGCCCAAGGATTTATTGAGcagaagagaaagaaggaagCCGAAGAAAGTGCCCAAAGAGCGAAGGAAAGTATGCAAGCAGGCCCAGCAGGTAAACTGTTGCCAAAGCCAAATCATCTTGACAGCAGCCCTCGTGGAGCTGTCAAGTGTTCCACCGTTTTTCATCCTGGTGGCAACGACTCATCTTCAATGATTGCAAAACAAGCAATTTCAAGCACCCTCGATGAGTGGGATATTGCTGGATTCCTAGGGGCTGATTTGCTCTCTGAATCT GATAAGCGTCTTTGTTGTGAGTTGAGAATACTACCTGCACATTATCTCAACATGCTGCACATAATGTCAATAGAGATAACAAAGGGTACTGTTACCAACAAAACCGATGCTCATAGCCTGTTCAAGGTGGAATCAAGCAAAGTGGATAGAGTATATGATATGTTAGTGAAAAAGGGGATTGCTCTAGCATGA
- the LOC7456003 gene encoding pentatricopeptide repeat-containing protein At4g26680, mitochondrial isoform X1, which translates to MTTCLHLRRFSTFNRNNPIPHRTIPEPKGQDLDFVNVVHSHLIHSDWDKLNKLSTHFTPFRVNHILLKIQKDHVLSLEFFNSLKTLNPISLTLETHSIILHILTKKSKFKSAQSILRTLLASRSIDLPGKLFDTLLFSYRMCDSSPRVFDSLFKTYAHMNKFRNATDVFSRMKDYGFLPTVESCNAYLSSLLDFHRVDIALTFYREMRRCRISPNSYTFNLVLSALCKSGKLEKAVEVLREMESVGITPNVVSYNTLIAGHCNKGLLSIATKLKNLMGKNGLEPNVVTFNSLIHGFCKEGKLHEANRFFSEMKVMNVTPNTVTYNTLINGYGQVGNSNMAGKVYEEMMRNGVKADILTYNALILGLCKEGKTKKAAFLVKELDKENLVPNASTYSALISGQCARKNSDRAFQLYKSMVRSGCHPNEQTFKMLTSAFVKNEDFEGAFNVLMDMFARSMASDSNTLLEIYDGLCQCGKENLAMKLCHEMEARRLIPEGFDRAEPFNSMTEKENRTFG; encoded by the coding sequence ATGACAACTTGTTTACATCTCCGTCGATTTTCAACTTTCAATCGGAACAATCCAATCCCACACAGAACAATCCCTGAACCCAAAGGACAAGACCTTGATTTTGTTAACGTTGTACATAGTCATCTTATTCACTCTGATTGGGATAAGCTCAACAAATTATCCACCCATTTTACTCCCTTTAGAGTTAACCATATTCTTCTAAAGATCCAGAAAGATCATGTTCTTTCCCTTGAGTTCTTCAATTCTCTCAAAACTCTAAACCCCATATCCCTTACTCTCGAAACCCATTCCATTATTCTCCACATTCTTACCAAAAAGAGCAAGTTCAAGTCAGCACAATCCATTCTCAGAACCCTTCTTGCTTCCCGTTCCATTGATTTGCCTGGTAAGTTGTTTGATACCCTTCTTTTTTCGTATCGAATGTGCGATTCTTCGCCGCGGGTTTTTGACTCGTTGTTTAAGACTTATGCTCATATGAACAAGTTTAGGAATGCTACTGATGTTTTTTCTCGAATGAAAGATTATGGTTTCTTGCCTACTGTTGAGTCTTGCAATGCATATTTGAGTTCCTTGCTTGATTTTCATAGGGTGGATATTGCTTTGACGTTTTATAGAGAAATGCGTCGGTGTAGGATATCGCCGAATTCATACACTTTCAACCTGGTTTTGTCTGCCCTTTGCAAGTCTGGGAAACTTGAAAAGGCCGTTGAAGTGCTTAGGGAGATGGAGAGTGTGGGAATTACTCCTAATGTTGTGTCTTACAATACTCTGATTGCAGGGCATTGCAATAAGGGTCTTTTGAGCATAGCTACCAAGCTTAAGAACTTGATGGGGAAGAATGGTTTGGAACCGAATGTGGTTACTTTTAACTCTTTGATTCATGGGTTTTGCAAGGAAGGGAAACTGCATGAAGCAAATAGATTTTTTAGTGAGATGAAAGTTATGAATGTCACTCCTAATACTGTGACTTACAATACTTTGATAAATGGATATGGTCAAGTGGGTAATAGCAATATGGCTGGTAAGGTTTATGAAGAAATGATGAGAAATGGAGTTAAGGCTGACATATTGACTTATAATGCTTTGATTTTGGGGCTATGCAAAGAGGGTAAGACTAAGAAAGCTGCATTTCTTGTTAAAGAACTTGATAAAGAGAATTTAGTCCCCAATGCTTCGACCTATTCTGCTCTCATTAGTGGACAGTGTGCAAGGAAGAACTCTGACCGTGCTTTTCAGCTGTACAAAAGCATGGTAAGGAGTGGTTGTCATCCAAATGAGCAAACTTTCAAGATGTTGACATCTGCCTTTGTCAAGAATGAGGATTTTGAAGGAGCATTCAATGTCCTGATGGATATGTTTGCGAGGTCTATGGCTTCTGATTCAAATACCTTACTAGAAATTTATGATGGGCTTTGCCAGTgtggaaaagaaaatttggcAATGAAGTTATGCCATGAGATGGAAGCAAGACGTCTAATTCCAGAAGGTTTTGACAGAGCTGAACCTTTCAATTCTATGACAGAGAAAGAGAACAGAACCTTTGGATAA